The Georgenia sp. TF02-10 genome window below encodes:
- a CDS encoding glycoside hydrolase family 2 TIM barrel-domain containing protein, which produces MDVRTDYAPATGIGTIEVAVTGAGTNADQVRVVIPELAVDVEPGVVVRREVEPWSAEVPRLYDLKIRSAGETALLAVGFRRVAIEDGVLRVNGNRVLFRGVNRHEFHPRMGRAVTAEVMEQDVLLMKAHHLNAVRTSHYPPHPHFLELCDRHGLYVVDECDLETHGYELEGWVGNPSDDPRWEAAYVDRVRRMVERDKNHPSIVMWSLGNEAGRGRNIAAMSQWVKRRDSRPVHYEPDQECAEVDVWSRMYASADEVDAVGRRAEPPLVDHEADAGRRAMPFILCEYAHAMGTGPGGLAEYEALFEEHERCQGGFVWEWIDHGIETTTDDGVPYFGYGGDFGEALHDGSFIIDGLLFPDRTPSPGLVELAAVNAPLRITRADGKTLRIRIRNRWEVLTTASVNFAWRVERDGAVIAQGVLDVPELAPGQHVEVDVPAGARRAAAAAHGQPGRMPGARAETWFCVEAGVDERDWAAEGHVVGRGQLLLDVFPAEAVRQALPARAVDEGYAVGPARLDARGILTQLGDNDVVAAHVDAWRPPTENDLAGGPLSAAAAWTAAGLSDLRHRVDGVHIDDTGAVVVHSRVAGPASACGFRVLHRWSAVVVDGHEGVRIGLDIRPEGRWPGTVPRLGFTLGLLEPDPSNVHVEWFGYGPGEAYPDSRQAVQVGRWSGTVASLQTPYVVPQEDGCRKEMRWARIRTGSGDLGIVAETGTDLTVRMWDIPTIAAARHRHELPQPERLWVHLDAGQEGLGSATCGPGVAPQHQYRPGRTMMSLVLLPLSATEEPR; this is translated from the coding sequence GTGGACGTCCGCACGGACTACGCCCCAGCCACCGGTATCGGCACCATCGAGGTCGCCGTGACCGGCGCGGGTACCAACGCCGACCAGGTCCGGGTGGTGATCCCTGAGCTCGCCGTGGACGTCGAGCCGGGCGTCGTCGTGCGCCGGGAGGTCGAGCCCTGGTCCGCCGAGGTGCCGCGACTCTACGACCTCAAGATACGGAGCGCGGGGGAGACGGCGCTCCTCGCGGTCGGGTTCCGACGAGTGGCGATCGAGGACGGCGTCCTTCGTGTCAACGGCAACCGCGTCCTCTTCCGCGGTGTGAACCGCCACGAGTTCCACCCCCGCATGGGCCGTGCCGTCACGGCGGAGGTCATGGAGCAGGACGTGCTCCTCATGAAGGCCCACCATCTCAATGCGGTCCGCACGAGCCACTACCCGCCGCACCCGCACTTCCTCGAGCTGTGCGACCGCCACGGCCTGTACGTGGTCGACGAGTGCGACCTCGAGACACACGGCTACGAGTTGGAGGGCTGGGTCGGGAATCCGTCCGATGACCCGCGGTGGGAGGCTGCGTACGTCGACCGGGTCCGCCGCATGGTAGAGCGGGACAAGAACCATCCGAGCATCGTGATGTGGTCCCTCGGTAACGAGGCCGGTCGGGGCAGGAACATCGCAGCGATGTCGCAGTGGGTGAAGCGACGCGACTCCCGCCCGGTCCACTACGAGCCCGACCAGGAGTGCGCAGAGGTCGACGTGTGGTCGCGCATGTACGCCTCGGCGGACGAGGTCGACGCCGTCGGACGCCGCGCCGAGCCACCGCTCGTCGACCACGAGGCCGACGCCGGCCGGAGGGCCATGCCGTTCATCCTGTGCGAGTACGCCCACGCCATGGGCACCGGACCGGGTGGTCTTGCTGAGTACGAGGCGCTCTTCGAAGAGCACGAGCGCTGCCAGGGAGGCTTCGTCTGGGAGTGGATCGACCACGGCATCGAGACCACGACCGACGACGGCGTGCCCTACTTCGGCTACGGCGGTGACTTCGGGGAGGCGCTCCACGACGGGTCCTTCATCATCGACGGTCTCCTCTTCCCCGACCGGACACCATCGCCCGGACTGGTCGAACTCGCTGCCGTCAACGCACCGCTGCGGATCACCAGGGCCGACGGGAAAACTCTCCGCATCCGCATCCGCAACCGGTGGGAAGTGCTGACCACTGCGTCGGTGAACTTCGCATGGCGGGTGGAGCGCGACGGCGCAGTGATCGCCCAGGGCGTCCTCGACGTGCCCGAGCTCGCGCCCGGACAGCACGTCGAGGTGGACGTCCCCGCCGGCGCCCGACGAGCCGCCGCAGCTGCTCACGGACAGCCCGGACGAATGCCGGGCGCCAGGGCGGAGACCTGGTTCTGCGTGGAAGCAGGGGTCGACGAGCGCGACTGGGCCGCAGAGGGTCACGTCGTAGGCCGCGGCCAGCTGCTCCTCGATGTGTTCCCGGCCGAGGCGGTGCGTCAGGCGCTCCCCGCCCGCGCCGTCGATGAGGGCTATGCCGTCGGTCCCGCGCGCCTCGACGCCCGCGGCATTCTCACGCAGCTCGGTGACAACGATGTGGTGGCCGCCCATGTCGATGCGTGGCGCCCGCCGACCGAGAACGATCTCGCTGGAGGTCCGCTCTCGGCCGCAGCCGCGTGGACCGCAGCCGGTCTTTCGGACCTGCGTCACCGCGTGGACGGCGTCCACATCGACGACACCGGGGCCGTCGTCGTCCACTCACGAGTCGCAGGCCCCGCGTCCGCGTGCGGGTTCCGAGTCCTGCACCGGTGGAGCGCCGTCGTCGTCGACGGTCATGAGGGGGTCCGGATCGGGCTAGACATCCGTCCCGAGGGCCGTTGGCCAGGCACGGTGCCGCGCCTGGGGTTCACCCTGGGGTTGCTCGAGCCGGATCCGAGCAATGTGCACGTCGAGTGGTTCGGGTACGGACCCGGAGAGGCCTACCCCGACTCCCGGCAAGCGGTACAGGTCGGTCGATGGTCCGGCACGGTGGCGTCCCTCCAGACGCCGTACGTCGTCCCACAGGAAGACGGCTGCAGGAAGGAGATGCGATGGGCCAGGATCCGAACCGGGTCCGGTGACCTGGGGATCGTCGCCGAGACCGGAACGGATCTCACGGTGCGAATGTGGGACATCCCGACGATCGCGGCAGCGAGGCATCGACACGAGCTGCCTCAGCCGGAGCGGCTGTGGGTTCACCTCGATGCGGGACAGGAGGGGTTGGGGTCCGCGACATGTGGCCCCGGCGTCGCGCCCCAGCACCAGTACCGGCCCGGCAGGACCATGATGTCCCTCGTCCTGCTTCCGCTCTCCGCCACCGAGGAACCGCGGTGA
- a CDS encoding carbohydrate deacetylase codes for MTSTSTPAAGTAAAVRPHPHRPHRRTLARRLVITADDLGLDETTNATIVDLLRAGQVSATTLMPVAPAAVDGARRARAAGVEPHLHVTLTSAREFRPWLPLAADVPSLTDDDGALHRSPATLERRGTAEEVVREITAQLGWMHRAGLRPAAMDSHSGTLYGMHGRSFAEEAVRLCAEHGLDLRVPRRLSPVLTATLGPRFRRAHAEAVVMADASGVRLPEVMASCWLPGRMLSAYGQLRSAVLAQLRRLPAGTSELVVHPAPPAAARRLRPAEGRKRVWELRLLRDPRFWNALARERIDVVPAW; via the coding sequence GTGACCAGCACCAGCACACCGGCGGCCGGCACCGCCGCGGCGGTCCGGCCCCACCCCCACCGCCCCCACCGCCGCACACTCGCCCGGCGGCTCGTCATCACCGCCGACGACCTGGGCCTGGACGAGACGACCAACGCCACCATCGTGGACCTGCTCCGCGCCGGCCAGGTCTCGGCCACCACCCTGATGCCCGTCGCCCCGGCCGCCGTCGACGGCGCCCGCCGGGCCCGGGCGGCCGGCGTCGAGCCGCACCTCCACGTCACGCTGACCAGCGCCCGCGAGTTCCGCCCGTGGCTACCCCTGGCCGCCGACGTGCCGAGCCTGACCGACGACGACGGCGCGCTGCACCGCTCCCCGGCCACCCTCGAGCGCCGCGGGACGGCGGAGGAGGTGGTCCGGGAGATCACTGCCCAGCTCGGCTGGATGCACCGCGCCGGCCTGCGGCCCGCCGCGATGGACTCCCACTCCGGGACGCTGTACGGGATGCACGGCCGCTCCTTCGCCGAGGAGGCGGTGCGGCTGTGCGCCGAGCACGGCCTGGACCTGCGCGTCCCCCGGCGGCTGAGCCCCGTCCTGACCGCGACGCTCGGCCCCCGGTTCCGCCGCGCGCACGCCGAGGCCGTGGTCATGGCCGACGCCTCGGGCGTCCGGCTGCCGGAGGTGATGGCCAGCTGCTGGCTGCCCGGGCGGATGCTCTCCGCGTACGGCCAGCTCCGGTCCGCGGTGCTCGCTCAGCTGCGCCGCCTGCCGGCCGGGACCTCCGAGCTCGTCGTCCACCCCGCCCCGCCCGCCGCCGCCCGCCGGCTGCGCCCAGCCGAGGGCCGCAAGCGGGTGTGGGAGCTGCGGCTGCTCCGCGACCCCCGCTTCTGGAACGCGCTGGCCCGGGAGCGGATCGACGTCGTCCCCGCCTGGTAG
- a CDS encoding RDD family protein has protein sequence MATTPAGATAQDALARARLNEDLIITGEAVALEVRPASVGVRILGALLDALTYGVAAVLLLVLAARVLTGLNPAQLGVVQVATFAVVQVLAPTAVETLTRGRSLGKLATGTRIVRDDGGPVRLRHALVRALVGVGELWLTAGAVAITCSAVNGRGKRVGDLLAGTYAVRVREGARRRPALVMPPELAGWAARADIRALPPTVGLAAHSFLARAAGMAPAARAELGASLAAQVEPFVAPPPPWGTPPERFLTAVLVARRDREEAVGLAARERDSAEVARVGRLPHGLADPP, from the coding sequence ATGGCCACCACGCCCGCGGGCGCCACCGCCCAGGACGCCCTGGCCCGGGCGCGGCTGAACGAGGACCTGATCATCACCGGCGAGGCCGTCGCGCTGGAGGTGCGGCCGGCGTCGGTGGGGGTGCGGATCCTCGGCGCCCTGCTCGACGCCCTCACCTACGGCGTGGCGGCGGTCCTGCTCCTGGTCCTCGCGGCCCGGGTGCTGACCGGGCTCAACCCGGCCCAGCTCGGGGTGGTGCAGGTGGCGACCTTCGCCGTCGTCCAGGTCCTGGCCCCCACCGCGGTGGAGACCCTCACCCGGGGCCGGTCCCTGGGCAAGCTCGCCACCGGCACCCGGATCGTGCGCGACGACGGCGGCCCGGTGCGGCTGCGGCACGCCCTGGTCCGGGCGCTGGTCGGGGTGGGCGAGCTGTGGCTGACCGCCGGGGCGGTGGCGATCACCTGCTCGGCGGTCAACGGGCGCGGCAAGCGGGTCGGGGACCTGCTCGCCGGGACCTACGCGGTGCGGGTCCGGGAGGGCGCCCGGCGCCGGCCGGCCTTGGTGATGCCGCCCGAGCTCGCCGGCTGGGCGGCCCGGGCCGACATCCGCGCCCTGCCCCCCACCGTCGGCCTGGCCGCGCACAGCTTCCTGGCGCGGGCCGCCGGGATGGCACCGGCCGCGCGGGCCGAGCTCGGCGCGAGCCTGGCCGCCCAGGTCGAGCCGTTCGTCGCCCCGCCGCCGCCGTGGGGCACGCCCCCCGAGCGGTTCCTCACCGCGGTGCTCGTCGCCCGGCGGGACCGGGAGGAGGCCGTCGGGCTGGCCGCCCGGGAGCGGGACAGCGCCGAGGTGGCCCGGGTCGGCCGGCTCCCGCACGGGCTGGCGGACCCGCCCTGA
- a CDS encoding stage II sporulation protein M → MDADAFAAVHGPEWERLATLTRQRRLTGAEVDELVRLYQTTAGHLSAVRTAAPDPHLVGRLSTLVGQARGRVAGSHELRLTDVGRFFTAHLPAAFYRVRWWTVGVMVAWVGLAVVVGAYTAATPAALAGLGSPAELTEYAEEAFAAYYSNYPAPDFAAQVWTNNAWIAAQCIGLGITGVFPLYVLFTNAVGVGGAGAIMATYGSLPVFFGLILPHGLMELTAIFIAGGTGLKLCWTALVPGRRTRSRALAEEGRSLVIVAVGLVLVLAVSGLVEGFVTPSALPTAAKIAIGAAVLAGYWTYTLVLGRRAVVAGETGDLREDVAGHVLAQAG, encoded by the coding sequence GTGGACGCCGACGCCTTCGCCGCCGTGCACGGCCCGGAGTGGGAGCGGCTGGCCACCCTCACCCGGCAGCGGCGCCTGACCGGCGCCGAGGTCGACGAGCTGGTCCGGCTCTACCAGACCACCGCCGGGCACCTGTCCGCGGTGCGCACCGCCGCCCCCGACCCGCACCTGGTGGGGCGCCTGTCCACCCTCGTCGGGCAGGCCCGCGGCCGGGTGGCGGGCAGCCACGAGCTGCGCCTGACCGACGTCGGCCGGTTCTTCACCGCCCACCTGCCCGCCGCGTTCTACCGGGTGCGGTGGTGGACGGTGGGGGTGATGGTCGCCTGGGTGGGCCTCGCCGTCGTCGTCGGGGCGTACACCGCCGCGACGCCGGCCGCGCTCGCCGGGCTGGGCTCCCCGGCCGAGCTGACGGAGTACGCCGAGGAGGCCTTCGCCGCGTACTACTCCAACTACCCGGCGCCGGACTTCGCCGCCCAGGTCTGGACGAACAACGCCTGGATCGCTGCGCAGTGCATCGGCCTGGGCATCACCGGCGTCTTCCCGCTCTACGTGCTGTTCACCAACGCGGTCGGGGTCGGCGGGGCGGGGGCGATCATGGCGACCTACGGCAGCCTGCCGGTCTTCTTCGGCCTGATCCTCCCGCACGGCCTGATGGAGCTCACCGCCATCTTCATCGCCGGCGGCACCGGGCTGAAGCTGTGCTGGACGGCGCTCGTGCCGGGGCGGCGCACCCGGTCCCGGGCGCTGGCCGAGGAGGGCCGCTCGCTCGTCATCGTGGCCGTGGGGCTGGTCCTGGTGCTGGCCGTCTCGGGGCTGGTCGAGGGCTTCGTCACGCCGTCCGCGCTGCCGACGGCGGCGAAGATCGCCATCGGCGCGGCCGTCCTCGCGGGGTACTGGACGTACACCCTGGTGCTCGGCCGGCGGGCGGTGGTGGCCGGGGAGACCGGGGACCTCCGGGAGGACGTCGCCGGCCACGTGCTCGCCCAGGCCGGCTGA
- a CDS encoding RNA-binding S4 domain-containing protein: MEQVRVDVWLWAVRVYKSRSQATAACRAGHVRVGGERAKPATTLRVGDEVVVRGGERERVLLVREVLHKRVGAPAAAAAVVDNSPPPPPRVLQPALPRRERGAGRPTKRERREITRLRGH; encoded by the coding sequence ATGGAGCAGGTGCGGGTGGACGTTTGGCTCTGGGCGGTGCGGGTCTACAAGAGCCGCTCGCAGGCCACCGCCGCCTGCCGTGCCGGGCACGTCCGGGTGGGCGGGGAGCGGGCGAAGCCGGCCACCACCCTCCGGGTCGGCGACGAGGTGGTGGTCCGCGGCGGCGAGCGTGAGCGGGTGCTGCTCGTCCGGGAGGTCCTGCACAAGCGCGTCGGGGCACCGGCCGCCGCCGCCGCGGTGGTCGACAACAGCCCGCCGCCGCCCCCTCGGGTGCTGCAGCCGGCCCTGCCCCGGCGCGAGCGCGGCGCCGGCCGCCCCACCAAGCGCGAGCGGCGGGAGATCACCCGGCTGCGCGGGCACTGA
- a CDS encoding DUF58 domain-containing protein, with protein MVPTPRAALLAALGAVPAALWPRASTVAVWVGLVVLACAVDAALAAPPRRVAVARQAPGSVRVGEPATSVLTVTNPGPRPLRALVRDAWPPSAGAATDRHRVRVPPGERRRLRTTLTPTRRGERPAHLVTVRSVGPLGLAARQASLPAPATVRVLPAFTARRHLPSRLARLREMDGRTAATVRGQGTEFDSLREYVIGDDVRAIDWRATARLHDVVVRTWRPERDRRVLLVVDSARLSAARLGDAPRLDAQIEAALLLAALAARAGDRVDLVAVDDQVRARVTGQHGPRLLGALAAALAPVEPSLVEISWSAVTQVVRDMLSQRALVVLLTALEPAAVTAGLLPVAHALTRDHTVVLASAADPEVAALRRDRGDVDAVFDAAAAERAALERAAAAGALRRRGVTVIEAPAEELAPALADTYLALKAAGRL; from the coding sequence ATGGTGCCTACCCCCCGGGCGGCCCTGCTCGCCGCGCTCGGCGCCGTCCCGGCCGCGCTGTGGCCGCGGGCCAGCACCGTGGCGGTGTGGGTCGGGCTCGTCGTCCTCGCCTGCGCGGTGGACGCGGCGCTGGCCGCGCCGCCGCGCCGGGTCGCGGTCGCCCGGCAGGCCCCCGGCTCGGTCCGGGTCGGGGAGCCGGCGACGTCGGTCCTCACCGTGACCAACCCGGGCCCCCGGCCGCTGCGCGCGCTGGTCCGGGACGCCTGGCCGCCGTCGGCCGGCGCGGCCACCGACCGGCACCGCGTGCGCGTCCCGCCGGGCGAGCGGCGCCGGCTGCGCACCACCCTGACCCCCACCCGGCGGGGCGAGCGCCCGGCGCACCTGGTCACCGTCCGGTCCGTCGGCCCGCTCGGGCTGGCCGCCCGGCAGGCCTCGCTGCCGGCACCGGCCACCGTGCGGGTGCTGCCGGCGTTCACCGCCCGCCGGCACCTGCCCTCCCGGCTGGCCCGGCTGCGGGAAATGGACGGCCGCACCGCGGCCACCGTGCGCGGCCAGGGCACCGAGTTCGACTCCCTGCGCGAGTACGTCATCGGCGACGACGTCCGGGCCATCGACTGGCGGGCGACGGCGCGGCTGCACGACGTCGTCGTGCGGACCTGGCGGCCGGAGCGGGACCGGCGGGTGCTGCTCGTGGTCGACTCCGCCCGGCTGTCCGCCGCCCGGCTGGGCGACGCCCCGCGCCTGGACGCCCAGATCGAGGCGGCGCTGCTGCTGGCGGCGCTCGCCGCCCGGGCCGGGGACCGGGTGGACCTGGTCGCCGTCGACGACCAGGTCCGGGCCCGCGTGACCGGCCAGCACGGCCCCCGGCTGCTCGGGGCGCTGGCCGCCGCGCTGGCGCCGGTGGAGCCGTCCCTGGTGGAGATCAGCTGGTCGGCGGTCACCCAGGTGGTGCGGGACATGCTGTCCCAGCGGGCCCTCGTCGTGCTCCTCACCGCGCTGGAGCCGGCCGCGGTCACCGCCGGCCTGCTGCCGGTGGCGCACGCCCTGACCCGGGACCACACGGTGGTCCTGGCCTCCGCCGCGGACCCCGAGGTCGCGGCGCTGCGCCGGGACCGCGGCGACGTCGACGCGGTCTTCGACGCCGCCGCGGCCGAGCGGGCGGCGCTGGAGCGGGCGGCGGCGGCCGGGGCGCTGCGGCGCCGGGGCGTGACGGTCATCGAGGCCCCAGCCGAGGAGCTCGCCCCGGCCCTGGCCGACACCTACCTGGCGCTGAAGGCCGCCGGGCGGCTGTGA
- a CDS encoding MoxR family ATPase, which produces MTHPATPARPGGSPAPGEVAGAGEATGATAADAPAAPPAEPSPARDRLGRLRAEVGKAVVGQDPAVTGLVIALLCGGHVLLEGVPGVAKTLLVRTLAASLDLDTKRVQFTPDLMPGDVTGSLVYDARTAEFSFRPGPVFTNLLLADEINRTPPKTQASLLEAMEERQVSVDGVPRPLPEPFLVIATQNPVEYEGTYPLPEAQLDRFLLKLLLPLPERAAEIEVLRRHAADFDPRDLAAAGVRPVAGAGDLAAARAAVAGVQVGPEVLGYVVDLVRATRSSPSLSLGVSPRGATALLATARAWAWLQGRGYVTPDDVKALAHAALRHRVQLRAEAELEGVTAETVLDGVLATVPVPR; this is translated from the coding sequence ATGACCCACCCCGCCACCCCGGCCCGCCCCGGCGGCAGCCCAGCCCCCGGCGAGGTGGCCGGCGCCGGCGAGGCCACCGGCGCCACCGCCGCGGACGCGCCGGCCGCCCCGCCGGCCGAGCCCTCCCCCGCCCGGGACCGGCTGGGCCGGCTGCGCGCCGAGGTCGGCAAGGCCGTCGTCGGCCAGGACCCGGCGGTGACCGGGCTGGTCATCGCGCTGCTCTGCGGCGGGCACGTGCTCCTGGAGGGGGTGCCCGGCGTCGCCAAGACCCTGCTCGTGCGCACCCTGGCGGCCAGCCTGGACCTGGACACCAAGCGGGTCCAGTTCACCCCGGACCTGATGCCCGGGGACGTCACCGGCTCCCTGGTCTACGACGCGCGCACCGCCGAGTTCTCCTTCCGGCCCGGACCGGTGTTCACCAACCTCCTCCTCGCCGACGAGATCAACCGCACCCCGCCCAAGACCCAGGCCTCGCTGCTGGAGGCGATGGAGGAGCGGCAGGTCTCCGTCGACGGCGTGCCCCGCCCGCTGCCCGAGCCGTTCCTGGTCATCGCCACCCAGAACCCGGTCGAGTACGAGGGCACCTACCCGCTGCCCGAGGCGCAGCTGGACCGGTTCCTGCTCAAGCTCCTCCTGCCCCTGCCCGAGCGGGCGGCCGAGATCGAGGTGCTGCGCCGGCACGCGGCGGACTTCGACCCCCGCGACCTGGCCGCCGCCGGGGTCCGCCCGGTGGCCGGCGCGGGCGACCTGGCCGCGGCCCGGGCGGCGGTGGCCGGGGTGCAGGTGGGCCCGGAGGTGCTCGGCTACGTCGTGGACCTGGTCCGGGCCACCCGCTCCTCGCCGTCGTTGTCCCTCGGCGTCTCGCCCCGCGGGGCGACGGCGCTGCTCGCCACGGCCCGGGCGTGGGCGTGGCTGCAGGGCCGGGGCTACGTCACCCCGGACGACGTCAAGGCCCTCGCCCACGCCGCGCTCCGGCACCGGGTCCAGCTGCGGGCCGAGGCCGAGCTCGAGGGCGTCACCGCCGAGACGGTGCTGGACGGGGTGCTCGCCACCGTGCCGGTGCCGCGCTGA
- a CDS encoding DUF4350 domain-containing protein gives MTGAPTAGAPAAGATPGSATPAGATRASTTPAADRPDPAAVGTPDPAEGSAERPGPGPAPSPAPPRAGASWWRRRRAAVGLVVLLLAVALLSYALAGRPSARPLAPDNPRPDGARAAAQILQRQGVEVRPASALAEATRLAGPGTTLLVTDLRRLTPDQRADLVATGADLVLAGDPFTDLDGFDVPLSTSGAGSTEPVAARCPDPDARAAGRVSFTQGAVRAEGPGAVVCFPVGDDDAGAYAVWSGQGRTVRYLADPRLMMNEHLAADGNAALVLRALGQHRDLVWFQPPTAAPASGTGTAPPVPPAVLAAGAVFLAAAGLLALAQGRSLGPVVTEAMPVVVRAAETTRGRGRLYRRSRAHAHAGAALRAGTASRLARTLGLPRSAGPEPVVDAVARATGRDPAAVADALYGPPPADDAALLALSATLDDLESEVHR, from the coding sequence GTGACCGGTGCCCCCACGGCCGGCGCACCCGCGGCCGGCGCCACCCCAGGCAGCGCCACCCCGGCCGGCGCCACCCGAGCCAGCACCACCCCGGCCGCCGACCGCCCGGACCCCGCGGCGGTCGGCACGCCCGACCCGGCCGAGGGATCCGCCGAGCGGCCGGGCCCCGGCCCCGCGCCGTCGCCGGCACCCCCGCGGGCGGGGGCGTCGTGGTGGCGCCGCCGGCGGGCCGCCGTCGGGCTCGTGGTCCTCCTCCTGGCCGTGGCGCTGCTGAGCTACGCCCTGGCCGGCCGGCCCTCCGCCCGCCCGCTGGCGCCGGACAACCCCCGGCCCGACGGCGCCCGCGCCGCCGCCCAGATCCTCCAGCGCCAGGGCGTCGAGGTCCGGCCCGCCAGCGCGCTGGCCGAGGCCACCCGGCTGGCCGGGCCCGGCACGACGCTCCTGGTCACCGACCTGCGCCGGCTCACCCCGGACCAGCGGGCGGACCTGGTCGCCACCGGCGCCGACCTCGTCCTGGCCGGCGACCCGTTCACCGACCTCGACGGCTTCGACGTCCCGCTGAGCACCTCCGGCGCCGGGTCGACCGAGCCGGTCGCCGCCCGGTGCCCGGACCCCGACGCCCGGGCCGCCGGCCGGGTGTCCTTCACCCAGGGCGCGGTGCGCGCCGAGGGGCCCGGCGCCGTCGTCTGCTTCCCGGTCGGCGACGACGACGCCGGCGCCTACGCGGTCTGGTCGGGGCAGGGCCGCACCGTGCGCTACCTCGCCGACCCACGGCTGATGATGAACGAGCACCTGGCTGCGGACGGCAACGCCGCGCTGGTGCTGCGCGCCCTGGGCCAGCACCGGGACCTGGTGTGGTTCCAGCCCCCCACCGCGGCCCCCGCCTCCGGCACCGGCACCGCCCCACCGGTGCCGCCCGCGGTCCTCGCCGCCGGCGCCGTGTTTCTGGCCGCGGCCGGGCTGCTCGCGCTGGCGCAGGGCCGCTCCCTCGGCCCGGTGGTCACCGAGGCCATGCCCGTCGTCGTCCGCGCCGCGGAGACGACCCGCGGCCGGGGCCGGCTCTACCGCCGCTCCCGCGCGCACGCCCACGCCGGCGCCGCGCTGCGGGCGGGCACCGCGAGCCGGCTGGCCCGGACCCTCGGGCTGCCCCGCTCCGCCGGCCCCGAACCCGTGGTCGACGCGGTCGCCCGCGCCACCGGCCGGGACCCGGCCGCCGTCGCCGACGCCCTCTACGGCCCACCACCGGCGGACGACGCCGCCCTGCTGGCGCTGTCCGCCACCCTCGACGACCTGGAAAGCGAGGTCCACCGATGA